The following proteins are co-located in the Chaetodon auriga isolate fChaAug3 chromosome 23, fChaAug3.hap1, whole genome shotgun sequence genome:
- the LOC143315955 gene encoding uncharacterized protein LOC143315955 isoform X2 produces the protein MAEEGSVYELEGLERQLQSLLGRYTRDELRADSKQFCSDFCKLVEEYASRWQVPLPQLRILGVALCYFAQAATFFTSNCDHVLHTLSSLALSVFELLLFFDQKDLHQGPLKHFTVTFQECNLALAKHQNVHLLQVERLVRSGGLWASPALQAILSESSLPQREVDGCISSELPVFFELRVRYLLSCERVEEAMALAKCCAWHPSAGQHLFFLQVYLTWLLKTSQHDSLRKEVANFNGKDAVHIICSLECEEKDELLLALSRAFLSQQLRRGDMYYLCDLVFIWSKLHRRLKTSKQALLEESHQLMLSATNVNSIFPFIRAILQELAEDGIQFCVELCAHALQSCLPCDVITKSLIYKTIASLLPNDLEVCRACALLVFFLERTVEAYKIVYLLYMHPDQEYHVEHGPIRNHVRFETLQVLKKDLCFDPEFWNLIALRTNCLKLMSEKVVSAALEEIMEDKWILSYCTKEPALRSSTSVCQKGSKGALQAGAKKRHNKEDTNTVSKRIKMGKTRLNVDHSVKRKGNQGSRPLKDASSEPLRRSFWQLDKLQDNGGYGELRRTTRLSEKNPPKRRIRKPKWLVEDSGPLEENNIPPKMKKHGLKNQKHHQSSVEKRPETGQIKYNAKHKPSVNSHVMAKENNSKHQKGFSIDCLQPAAPPQVILELSLPDNELMGTFNEDSCNRQRGFPQVLLYKPTVKVPPTSQPVKTVHGKEVILRARDATMFVQQLHCYARRQKGKGNGSNIQGSVSTITRSSVQGSPPKGQHRELCEQPAAEMKGGIASQTPAADELAESSVVEKVLQVQTAKAVSRRTSSSRVLSEKSAVEMKVTVASRTPAAAKVTEPPVLDKIPRAQSTGKVSETKTRELPEKSAAEMKVTSASQTAAATEVTDAPLLDNVLQAQKGELCEESAVEMKVTIASQTPTAGKVAQSPGFDKVSKAQTVKDVSKTATEVDKNKMVVTEKIPPVSNTANISNLGAADPMPSQSRDVVLRDGKELDLKSLSSQAETGSPEVLTTVSSSISDISPKLSEGCVPRENETSPGGTKVTTYAPTDQDGISALTLVTEMVTDFAPETLAHKCPSPEDSATNESRDGSKRDVSHRLRTTSSCSGPELGASAVTDLQGKKEGTQDITSEVLDNSEPMSEESKLEYSCTFCNKVFKGSRVVAHAMFHYRKDECMFCGIMFKDDLLAMMHLSDHIEKLKRSKDSAGNSTQENWVSETKDTSTPKTSAKVKTTNVSSGRRSSGRTLKSAVSPESVSLPDSAPPGSRKLRSSDKPVDGLSLQEEKKTVSKHLNSKTAVHKVNGHIGKKKTLVRLKDTLNLEAEQACTQQKISQVKTSVTENPRLQENRDVEMDSAASVQVDKEFSCSTNNKMKETESLTATKQDGKVAEEKNLELQNKCCCPVDGCTWCADLSKNRVALLYHALEDHYGEVKPLQLAFRIGKSRCSICMRVLWSFEHFQHHVERHKLTPRHPCLHQGCTARFKTGMEMRRHARRHSPLQAVCCLPGCSQLFICLWALNLHEREHYASKPSKPDKNANKQTGDKHNNMSARKKQSDHKPKEETATTTESVKATCKSRGQVPHNSSTGTLVKAPCPTTVRASLLKQELDESNETKDSHVLMNLSNKDTSAQPTGPNLRLRQTLRKVKVSHTTMAVLKSHRVISSSFLKHSIKLRYKFRKKQVKVNTKSPERRGHPLKSKKAVHDENTTTGQSDERMKEKNDERSPTQLGSRSKAAETSNVSKALKEEKSQQVRDVVRTIETSSDESKSKKSVNKQIKKNHTKQKGVSNNTSTSTVTANSLNQSITATVADKTQKSAAVKMKKRRSSPKENGYQTTTSDSSKSEKCKVTNGKANTEVKKKCPLKESGSASKKLAKSNYVVPQVEAKADTTVQTSADDEGKAKVEITDSTQKPSDNSVPAAPANRLNEISAPPITSGENVHKVTTEVKSKKSHIMKKERKNEKNTHTVSSDAGKTNKKHKDTHKKGHKKEVKERRPCKDESKTSVLKKTAKSKPVDQQFEAKAADVPSSRDVEEEASDATLDHSGSSIPAVTASSLIEMICPPTATEENTQKDTKKEKSKKTHGMKILDPNKANKKRKLIPEGGDKKSVKTKSKHQGVASVSQKTTKSDSEVPPLTEVKAEVMESSVAEEEKPSAETAQSTISRPGYSVIMNGQAATEDVKSAASRDTLAEYSKRPYVRLPPTAYLDEKYITMPKRRKAMSSFQSSQRSLPPEQAKVTTVVKRQRCANCFATFDSAEDLQSHLQVKKCSSLFGFDSDDESNS, from the exons ATGGCGGAGGAAGGCAGTGTATACGAGTTAGAGGGGCTTGAAAGACAATTACAGAGTTTGTTGGGCCGCTACACAAGAGATGAACTGCGGGCCGATAGTAAACAGTTCTGCTCCGACTTTTGCAAG CTTGTGGAGGAGTATGCCTCTCGCTGGCAGGTGCCGCTGCCTCAGCTCAGGATCCTTGGGGTGGCTCTGTGCTACTTCGCACAAGCCGCCACCTTCTTCACATCAAACTGTGATCATGTGCTCCACACACTCAGTAGTCTGGCGTT GAGTGTTTTTGAGTTGCTGCTGTTCTTTGACCAGAAGGACTTACATCAGGGGccactgaaacatttcactgttaCATTCCAG GAATGTAATTTGGCCCTTGCGAAGCACCAGAATGTTCATTTACTTCAGGTTGAGCGTTTGGTTCGGAGCGGCGGGCTTTGGGCCAGCCCAGCCTTACAGGCAATCCTCAGTGAGTCCAGTTTACCTCAGAGGGAAG TGGATGGTTGCATCAGCTCTGAGCTGCCGGTGTTCTTTGAGCTTCGGGTGCGCTACCTCTTATCCTGTGAGCGGGTCGAAGAGGCTATGGCCCTGGCTAAGTGTTGCGCTTGGCACCCCTCAGCAGGACAACACTTGTTCTTCCTCCAGGTCTACCTCACGTGGCTTTTAAAAACTTCACAGCATGACAGCCTACGCAAAGAG GTGGCTAACTTTAATGGTAAAGATGCAGTTCATATCATCTGTAGTTTGGAGTGTGAGGAAAAGGATGAGTTGTTACTCGCCCTCAGCAGAGCCTTCCTCTCCCAGCAGCTCCGCAGGGGAGACATGTACTATTTGTG CGATCTTGTTTTCATATGGAGTAAACTTCATCGGCGGTTGAAAACATCAAAGCAAGCTCTACTTGAGGAGAGTCATCAGCTGATGCTGTCTGCCACCAATGTCAACTCAATCTTCCCATTCATCAGAGCCATACTGCAAGAA CTGGCTGAAGATGGAATTCAGTTCTGCGTGGAGCTTTGTGCTCATGCCCTGCAGTCTTGCCTCCcctgtgatgtcatcaccaAGTCCCTAATCTACAAAACCATTGCCAGCCTGCTACCCAACGACCTGGAGGTTTGCCGGGCTTGTGCTCTTCTTGTCTTCTTCCTGGAACGCACTGTTGAGGCCTACAAGATTGTGTACCTTCTTTACATGCATCCTGATCAGGAGTACCATGTGGAGCACGGCCCCATACGGAATCATGTTCGCTTTGAAACCCTGCAG gtcTTAAAGAAGGACCTGTGTTTTGACCCAGAGTTTTGGAACCTCATTGCTTTGCGGACAAACTGTTTGAAGCTGATGAGTGAGAAGGTGGTCAGTGCTGCCCTCGAGGAAATCATGGAGGACAAATGGATCCTTAGTTATTGCACCAAAGAACCTGCTCTCCGATCAAGCACATCGGTGTGTCAGAAAGGAAGTAAGGGGGCACTTCAGGCCGGAGCTAAGAAGAGGCACAATAAAGAGGACACTAACACTGTATCTAAAAGAATAAAGATGGGCAAAACACGGCTCAATGTTGACCACAGTGTCAAGAGGAAAGGCAACCAAGGGTCACGACCTTTGAAGGATGCATCATCTGAACCTTTGAGGCGTTCATTTTGGCAGCTAGACAAACTACAGGACAATGGGGGGTATGGAGAACTTAGACGTACTACACGACTCTCAGAGAAGAACCCACCAAAACGGAGGATTAGAAAGCCCAAATGGCTTGTGGAAGACTCAGGACCGCTCGAAGAGAATAACATTCCTCCGAAGATGAAGAAGCACGGGTTGAAAAATCAAAAGCACCATCAGTCATCTGTTGAAAAGAGGCCTGAAACTGGTCAGATCAAGtacaatgcaaaacacaaacctTCAGTAAACTCTCATGTAAtggcaaaagaaaacaacagcaaacaccaGAAAGGATTTTCTATAGATTGTCTTCAACCAGCCGCCCCTCCACAAGTAATTCTTGAGCTCTCCCTGCCAGACAATGAACTGATGGGTACGTTTAATGAGGACAGTTgcaacagacagagagggttCCCTCAAGTGCTTCTTTACAAACCTACAGTGAAGGTTCCTCCCACGTCACAACCCGTGAAGACTGTACATGGCAAAGAGGTGATTCTGAGAGCACGGGATGCAACTATGTTTGTACAACAGCTGCACTGTTATGCTCGGCGGCAGAAGGGAAAAGGCAACGGGTCGAATATTCAAGGCTCAGTGTCAACAATCACACGCTCCTCCGTGCAAGGAAGTCCTCCAAAAGGTCAACACAGAGAGCTCTGTGAACAGCCTGCTGCTGAGATGAAAGGTGGAATTGCCTCTcagacaccagcagcagatgaactTGCAGAATCCTCAGTTGTGGAAAAAGTACTTCAGGTTCAAACTGCAAAAGCAGTCTCACGAAGGACGTCTTCATCCAGAGTGCTctctgaaaagtctgctgttgAGATGAAAGTCACTGTTGCTTCACGGacgccagcagcagcaaaagtgACAGAACCCCCAGTTTTAGATAAGATCCCTCGAGCTCAAAGCACAGGAAAAGTCTCCGAAACCAAGACAAGAGAGCTCCCTGAAaagtctgctgctgaaatgaaagttACCAGtgcatcacagacagcagcagcaactgaAGTGACAGACGCCCCCTTGTTAGATAATGTCCTGCAAGCTCAAAAGGGAGAGCTCTGTGAAGAGTCTGCTGTTGAGATGAAAGTCACAATTGCCTCACAGACCCCAACAGCGGGTAAAGTGGCTCAATCCCCTGGTTTTGACAAGGTCTCTAAAGCTCAGACTGTGAAAGATGTTTCAAAAACCGCAACTGAGGTAGACAAGAATAAGATGGTAGTTACTGAAAAAATCCCTCCTGTCTCCAATACAGCCAACATTTCAAACCTTGGAGCTGCTGATCCCATGCCCTCACAGTCTCGAGATGTTGTTCTTCGAGATGGCAAAGAACTTGACCTGAAGTCACTCTCCTCTCAGGCTGAAACTGGTTCTCCAGAGGTGCTCaccactgtcagcagcagcatttccGACATTTCACCCAAACTCTCAGAAGGCTGTGTACCCCGTGAAAATGAGACAAGCCCTGGTGGAACAAAGGTCACAACTTACGCACCCACAGATCAGGACGGTATAAGCGCTCTGACGTTAGTAACGGAAATGGTTACTGATTTTGCACCTGAGACACTTGCTCACAAATGTCCATCTCCAGAGGACAGTGCCACCAACGAGTCAAGAGACGGAAGTAAACGCGATGTTTCTCACAGATTACGTACGACCTCCAGTTGCTCTGGACCAGAACTGGGGGCCTCTGCAGTTACTGATTTgcaaggaaagaaagaaggaactCAGGATATTACTTCAGAAGTACTTGACAACAGTGAACCTATGTCAGAGGAATCCAAGTTGGAATACTCTTGTACCTTCTGCAACAAAGTCTTCAAGGGAAGTCGTGTTGTAGCGCATGCTATGTTCCATTACCGTAAGGACGAGTGCATGTTCTGTGGTATCATGTTCAAAGATGACCTCCTGGCCATGATGCACCTGTCTGATCATATTGAGAAGCTTAAGAGGAGCAAAGACTCAGCTGGTAACAGCACCCAAGAAAACTGGGTCTCTGAGACCAAAGATACCTCCACACCTAAGACCTCTGCCAAAGTTAAGACCACAAATGTGTCTTCTGGTCGCCGTAGTAGTGGGAGAACACTGAAATCTGCTGTCAGCCCTGAATCAGTAAGCCTTCCAGATTCAGCCCCACCTGGATCCAGAAAGTTAAGATCCAGTGACAAACCAGTGGATGGTCTGTCTCtacaagaagagaaaaaaactgtttcGAAGCACCTTAATAGTAAAACTGCTGTTCACAAGGTGAATGGGCATAttggtaaaaagaaaacacttgtcAGACTGAAGGACACCTTAAACCTGGAAGCTGAGCAGGCATGTACACAGCAGAAGATCTCTCAAGTAAAAACAAGTGTAACTGAGAATCCCAGGTTGCAAGAAAACCGAGATGTAGAGATGGACTCTGCGGCATCAGTTCAGGTGGACAAAGAGTTCAGCTGTTCCACTAACAATAAAATGAAGGAGACAGAATCTCTGACAGCCACAAAACAAGATGGGAAAGTTGCTGAAGAGAAAAACCTGGAGCTGCAAAATAAGTGTTGCTGTCCTGTGGATGGTTGCACCTGGTGTGCGGACCTATCAAAAAACCGTGTCGCACTCTTATACCACGCTCTTGAAGACCACTACGGTGAGGTCAAACCTTTGCAACTGGCATTCCGCATTGGAAAAAGCAGATGTAGTATTTGCATGAGGGTTTTGTGGagttttgaacattttcagcacCACGTTGAAAGACACAAACTTACTCCTCGGCATCCTTGCCTTCATCAGGGTTGCACTGCCAGGTTCAAAACCGGAATGGAAATGAGACGCCACGCCAGGAGGCACAGTCCGCTGCAGGCAGTGTGCTGCCTCCCTGGGTGCTCTCAACTATTTATTTGTCTGTGGGCACTGAACCTTCATGAAAGAGAGCACTATGCTTCCAAACCCAGTAAACCTGACAAGAACGCAAATAAGCAAACAGGTGACAAACATAATAACATGTCAGCTAGGAAGAAACAGTCAGATCATAAGCCAAAAGAAGAAACTGCTACCACTACTGAGAGTGTAAAGGCTACTTGTAAGTCAAGAGGACAAGTTCCACATAATTCATCAACAGGAACACTTGTTAAGGCTCCTTGTCCCACCACTGTCAGAGCATCCCTGCTGAAACAGGAGTTGGACGAGAGTAATGAGACCAAGGATTCACATGTCTTGATGAATCTTTCTAACAAGGACACCTCTGCACAGCCCACTGGTCCAAATCTGAGACTGAGGCAAACGTTAAGAAAAGTTAAAGTATCACATACAACCATGGCAGTGCTCAAAAGTCACAGAGTCATCTCATCGTCGTTCTTAAAACACAGTATCAAGCTGAGGTATAAATTCAGGAAAAAGCAGGTCAAAGTAAACACTAAAAGTCCTGAGAGAAGAGGGCACCCTCTGAAGTCAAAGAAAGCTGTGCATGATGAAAACACTACTACTGGTCAAAGCGATGAAcgcatgaaagaaaaaaatgatgagaGGAGCCCCACTCAACTTGGAAGCCGTTCTAAAGCAGCAGAGACCTCAAATGTGAGCAAGgcattaaaagaagaaaagagtcagCAGGTCCGAGATGTTGTCAGAACTATAGAAACATCAAGTGACGAATCAAAGTCGAAGAAGTCTGTGAACAAACAGATAAAGAAGAATCATACTAAACAGAAGGGTGTCTCAAATAATACCTCGACCTCTACTGTGACAGCTAACAGtctaaatcaatcaatcaccgCCACCGtagcagacaaaacacagaagtcagctgctgtcaaaatgaagaaaaggcGCTCCTCTCCTAAAGAAAATGGTTATCAAACTACTACTTCAGACTCATCTAAGTCTGAGAAGTGCAAAGTTACAAATGGCAAAGCCAACACAGAGGTGAAGAAAAAATGTCCCCTCAAAGAATCAGGATCTGCCTCAAAAAAGCTTGCCAAGTCAAATTATGTTGTCCCACAGGTTGAGGCCAAAGCAGATACAACAGTCCAAACTTCTGCTGATGATGAGGGAAAAGCAAAGGTAGAAATCACAGACTCAACACAGAAGCCCTCCGATAACTCTGTGCCTGCTGCCCCTGCGAACCGTTTAAATGAGATAAGTGCACCACCCATCACATCAGGAGAGAATGTGCACAAGGTCACAACGGAAGTAAAGTCAAAGAAATCACACATtatgaaaaaggaaagaaagaatgaaaagaatacTCATACTGTCTCTTCAGATGCAGGCAAGAccaataaaaagcacaaagataCTCACAAAAAAGGGCACAAAAAAGAGGTCAAGGAAAGACGGCCATGCAAAGATGAGAGCAAAACATCTGTTTTGAAGAAGACAGCCAAGTCAAAACCTGTTGACCAACAGTTTGAGGCGAAAGCAGCAGATGTGCCGAGTTCTCGTGATGTGGAAGAAGAAGCATCAGATGCAACACTTGACCACTCTGGTTCCTCCATCCCTGCAGTCACAGCAAGCAGCTTGATTGAAATGATTTGCCCACCCACTGCCACCGAAGAGAACACGCAGAAGGacacaaagaaggaaaaatcaaagaaaactcATGGCATGAAAATACTAGACCCCAACAAAGCAAATAAGAAGCGCAAGCTTATTCCGGAAGGAGGTGACAAAAAGAGCgtgaagacaaaaagcaaacatcAGGGTGTTGCATCAGTATCTCAGAAGACGACAAAGTCAGATTCAGAGGTCCCACCACTTACCGAGGTCAAAGCAGAGGTAATGGAGAGCTCCGTcgctgaggaagaaaagccttcagCTGAAACAGCACAGTCTACAATCAGCAGGCCTGGTTACTCCGTGATAATGAACGGACAAGCGGCAACTGAAGACGTGAAATCTGCGGCGAGCAGGGACACTCTTGCAGAGTACAGTAAGAGGCCGTACGTGCGTCTGCCACCAACAGCATACCTGGACGAGAAGTACATCACCATGCCGAAACGGAGGAAGGCGATGTCGTCGTTCCAGTCGTCTCAGAGAAGTCTCCCTCCCGAGCAGGCAAAGGTCACGACAGTTGTGAAGAGACAGCGGTGTGCCAACTGTTTTGCCACTTTCGACAGCGCTGAGGACCTGCAGAGTCATCTCCAAGTGAAGAAGTGTTCAAGCCTCTTTGGATTTGACTCTGATGACGAGA gcAACAGTTGA